From one Erythrobacter sp. HKB08 genomic stretch:
- a CDS encoding glutamate synthase subunit beta, which translates to MGKETGFLEVEREDRGAIEPESRLRNYKEFMVPMPEEKLRAQASRCMNCGIPYCHNGCPVNNIIPDWNHLVYEGDWKNALELLHSTNNFPEFTGRICPAPCEAACTLNIIDSPVTIKSIECAIVDRGWDEGWIKPQVPEKQTGKSVAVVGSGPAGLACAQQLARAGHAVTVFEKSDRIGGLLRYGIPDFKMEKHLINRRAVQMEAEGVTFKTSAEVGVEVSFKALQENFDAIVLSGGAEEARQLDIPGAELPGVRLAMEFLTQQNKRNAGDDEVRAAPRGTLTATGKHVIVIGGGDTGSDCVGTSNRQGAASVTQLEIMPKPPEHEDKAMTWPDWPLKLRTSSSHEEGVQRDWSVLTKRVVSEGGDVTGLECVHIEWKDGKFEEVPGSEFTLKADLILLAMGFTGPKRRGLLDRAGVELDGRGNVAANTDDYATSEPGVYACGDMRRGQSLVVWAIREGRQCARSVDEALMGVTSLPR; encoded by the coding sequence ATGGGCAAGGAAACGGGCTTCCTCGAAGTCGAGCGTGAAGATCGCGGGGCGATCGAACCGGAAAGCCGGCTGCGCAACTACAAGGAATTCATGGTCCCGATGCCGGAGGAAAAGCTCCGCGCGCAGGCCAGCCGCTGCATGAACTGCGGCATTCCCTACTGTCACAACGGCTGTCCGGTGAACAACATCATCCCGGACTGGAACCACCTCGTCTATGAAGGCGACTGGAAGAATGCGCTCGAATTGCTGCATTCGACCAATAACTTCCCCGAGTTCACCGGCCGCATCTGCCCCGCCCCGTGCGAGGCGGCATGCACGCTCAACATCATCGACTCTCCGGTCACCATCAAGAGCATCGAATGCGCGATCGTCGACCGCGGATGGGATGAGGGCTGGATCAAGCCGCAGGTGCCAGAGAAGCAGACCGGCAAGTCGGTCGCGGTAGTGGGCTCCGGCCCGGCGGGCCTCGCCTGCGCCCAGCAACTCGCCCGCGCGGGCCATGCCGTCACCGTGTTCGAGAAGAGCGACCGGATCGGCGGGCTGCTGCGCTACGGCATTCCCGACTTCAAGATGGAAAAGCACCTCATCAACCGCCGAGCGGTGCAGATGGAAGCCGAGGGCGTGACCTTCAAGACGAGCGCCGAGGTCGGCGTGGAAGTCAGCTTCAAGGCGCTGCAGGAGAATTTCGACGCGATCGTCCTGTCGGGCGGTGCGGAAGAAGCGCGCCAGCTCGACATTCCGGGTGCCGAACTGCCGGGCGTGCGCCTGGCGATGGAATTCCTCACCCAGCAGAACAAGCGCAATGCGGGCGACGACGAAGTGCGCGCCGCCCCGCGCGGCACGCTGACCGCGACGGGCAAGCACGTCATCGTGATCGGCGGCGGCGATACCGGCTCGGACTGCGTTGGCACCTCGAACCGCCAGGGCGCGGCGAGCGTCACCCAGCTCGAGATCATGCCCAAGCCGCCCGAGCACGAGGACAAGGCGATGACCTGGCCCGACTGGCCGCTCAAGCTGCGCACCTCTTCGAGCCACGAGGAGGGCGTGCAGCGCGACTGGTCGGTCCTGACCAAGCGCGTCGTCAGCGAAGGCGGCGACGTAACCGGGCTGGAATGCGTCCACATCGAATGGAAGGACGGCAAGTTCGAGGAAGTGCCGGGTAGCGAGTTCACCCTCAAGGCCGACCTCATCTTGCTCGCGATGGGCTTTACCGGGCCGAAGCGGCGCGGGCTGCTCGACCGGGCGGGCGTCGAACTCGACGGGCGCGGCAATGTCGCTGCCAACACCGACGATTATGCGACGAGCGAGCCGGGCGTCTATGCCTGCGGCGACATGCGGCGCGGGCAAAGCCTCGTCGTCTGGGCGATCCGCGAAGGCCGCCAGTGCGCGCGTTCGGTCGACGAAGCGCTGATGGGCGTCACTTCGCTACCGCGTTGA
- a CDS encoding carbohydrate porin has product MKHVSAHSRKAASRISASFLALALTGLASPALASEGEAMGSAASEAAEATSFDLATVSITANDLIQQQGVPTPQAETQQAADAAPPPTPPRRRGPPPTDAKLVVSQFVDFVVTGSPDDTARYGGRADAYINLRGDTWGLDESWMLKIRPEFRWGKSSNGVVGLIPKNTALFRPEGTENYDLSLSVKKTFGNGASLEVGKMNVLDISGTLPIVASDGHFGFQNLGIALPPTAVVPNTLTGAMLEVPTQKVIYRLWVFDPDSQYGRTGFETAFESGVGFLASAAALTRFGGKPGVYNFAVVGSTRSGPAFDILPRALTPPPNGNFGDESGELALQLSGFQYLSLNPNAPGKGIGLFGRFQASMGDPTFLDYSGFIGLAGNPAVRPQDRFGIAFFYYSLTDELVDDIAFRLPIEEEKGMEVFYTVGLPEKFELTFDVQVVDSAIAFRDTGVTAGLRLTKTF; this is encoded by the coding sequence GTGAAGCACGTCTCGGCGCATAGTCGCAAAGCAGCATCGCGCATCTCGGCATCGTTCCTGGCCCTGGCTCTGACCGGCCTCGCCTCGCCTGCACTCGCAAGCGAAGGCGAAGCGATGGGCAGCGCCGCCTCGGAAGCCGCCGAAGCGACCTCGTTCGATCTCGCAACCGTTTCGATCACGGCCAACGACCTCATCCAGCAGCAAGGCGTGCCGACGCCGCAGGCGGAAACGCAGCAAGCCGCCGATGCAGCGCCGCCGCCCACGCCGCCGCGCCGCCGCGGCCCGCCGCCGACCGATGCCAAGCTGGTCGTCTCGCAATTCGTCGATTTCGTCGTGACCGGCAGCCCCGACGATACCGCCCGCTACGGCGGCCGCGCCGATGCCTATATCAACCTGCGCGGCGACACCTGGGGTCTCGACGAGAGCTGGATGCTCAAGATCCGGCCCGAGTTCCGCTGGGGCAAGAGCTCCAACGGCGTGGTCGGCCTGATCCCGAAGAACACCGCGCTGTTCCGCCCCGAAGGCACCGAGAATTACGACCTGTCGCTGTCGGTCAAGAAGACCTTCGGCAATGGTGCGAGCCTTGAAGTGGGCAAGATGAACGTGCTTGATATTTCGGGCACGCTGCCGATCGTGGCGAGCGACGGGCATTTCGGCTTCCAGAACCTCGGCATCGCACTGCCGCCGACCGCGGTGGTGCCGAACACGCTGACCGGCGCGATGCTCGAAGTGCCGACCCAGAAGGTCATTTACCGCCTCTGGGTGTTCGATCCGGATTCGCAATACGGCCGCACCGGGTTCGAGACCGCATTCGAAAGCGGCGTCGGCTTCCTCGCGTCGGCCGCTGCGCTGACCCGCTTCGGCGGCAAGCCGGGCGTCTACAATTTCGCAGTCGTCGGTTCGACCCGTTCGGGCCCTGCCTTCGACATCCTGCCGCGCGCCCTGACGCCTCCGCCGAACGGCAATTTCGGCGACGAGTCGGGCGAGCTCGCGCTGCAGCTGTCTGGCTTCCAGTACCTCAGCCTCAACCCGAACGCGCCGGGCAAGGGCATCGGCCTCTTCGGCCGCTTCCAGGCCTCGATGGGCGATCCGACCTTCCTCGATTATTCGGGCTTCATCGGTCTTGCCGGCAACCCGGCGGTGCGCCCGCAGGACCGCTTCGGCATCGCCTTCTTCTACTACTCGCTGACCGACGAGCTGGTCGACGACATCGCCTTCCGCCTGCCGATCGAGGAGGAGAAGGGAATGGAGGTGTTCTACACCGTCGGCCTGCCCGAGAAGTTCGAGCTGACCTTCGACGTGCAGGTGGTCGACAGCGCGATCGCCTTCCGCGACACCGGCGTCACTGCCGGGCTGCGGCTGACCAAGACCTTCTGA
- a CDS encoding enoyl-CoA hydratase: MSDTVLLEISDGIATVTLNRPQAMNAISRELRRRLYEVMREVDANDAVRAVILTGAGERAFTAGLDLKELGSEEGALGSANATDPADNPVKAIEVCRKPVIGAINGVAITGGFEVALACDVLVASSNARFADTHARVGIVPGWGLSQKLSRMIGISRAKELAFTGNFLDAQTALAWGLVNHVVASDELLPLARKLASDMASIDPAFLAKYKALIDEGYAASFGEGMAIEARVSSAANSAVAREEIEARRAAVQERGRGQN; this comes from the coding sequence ATGTCCGACACCGTCCTGCTCGAAATCTCCGATGGCATCGCGACCGTCACGCTCAATCGCCCGCAGGCGATGAACGCGATCTCGCGCGAGCTGCGCCGGCGGCTCTACGAGGTCATGCGCGAGGTCGATGCGAATGACGCGGTGCGCGCGGTCATCCTGACCGGTGCGGGTGAGCGGGCCTTCACAGCCGGGCTCGACCTCAAGGAGCTGGGTAGCGAGGAGGGCGCGCTCGGTTCGGCCAATGCGACCGATCCGGCGGACAACCCGGTCAAGGCGATCGAGGTGTGCCGCAAGCCCGTCATCGGTGCTATCAACGGAGTTGCGATCACCGGCGGCTTCGAAGTCGCGCTCGCCTGCGACGTGCTGGTGGCGAGCAGCAATGCGCGCTTTGCCGATACCCATGCGCGGGTCGGCATCGTGCCGGGCTGGGGCCTGTCGCAAAAGCTGTCGCGCATGATCGGCATCAGCCGGGCCAAGGAACTCGCCTTCACCGGCAATTTCCTCGATGCGCAGACCGCGCTCGCCTGGGGGCTGGTGAACCACGTCGTCGCGTCCGACGAACTCCTCCCGCTCGCACGCAAGCTGGCGAGCGACATGGCGAGCATCGATCCCGCCTTCCTCGCCAAGTACAAGGCGCTGATCGACGAAGGCTACGCCGCCAGTTTCGGCGAGGGCATGGCTATCGAGGCACGGGTTTCCAGTGCGGCGAATTCAGCCGTCGCACGTGAAGAGATCGAAGCGCGCCGCGCCGCCGTGCAGGAGCGCGGACGGGGCCAGAACTAG
- a CDS encoding TraR/DksA C4-type zinc finger protein, translating into MTEEEAGKALRVRIAEIDEQDRISAEGREPVTLQQDSVGRLSRMDAMQQQAMALAAERRRKGERVRLEAALVRLEEGEWGYCLTCGEDIAAKRLENDPAATQCVKCASGSRD; encoded by the coding sequence ATGACGGAGGAGGAAGCCGGGAAAGCGCTGCGCGTGCGGATCGCCGAGATCGACGAGCAGGACCGCATCAGCGCCGAGGGGCGCGAGCCAGTCACCCTGCAGCAGGACAGCGTCGGGCGCCTCAGCCGGATGGACGCGATGCAGCAGCAGGCGATGGCGCTCGCGGCGGAGCGGCGGCGCAAGGGCGAGCGGGTGCGGCTCGAAGCGGCGCTCGTCCGGCTGGAGGAAGGCGAGTGGGGCTATTGCCTGACCTGCGGCGAGGACATTGCCGCCAAACGCCTCGAAAATGATCCGGCCGCCACGCAATGCGTCAAATGTGCTAGCGGATCGCGCGACTAG
- a CDS encoding uracil-DNA glycosylase: MSDAVPESWKPVLDPVLAGEDARRLGGWLRSEEDAGKAIYPPRGQRLRALDLTPLDAVKVVILGQDPYHGPGQAHGLCFSVPEGVKMPPSLANIYKELESDLGIARPDHGNLEHWARQGVLLLNNALTVEAHKAGSHAGKGWDAITDACVAAVAARGVPTAFVLWGSHAQGKAARIPAIGQSDRHLVLKSPHPSPLSAHRGFFGSRPFSRVNAFLQENGHTPIEW; encoded by the coding sequence ATGAGCGATGCAGTCCCCGAAAGCTGGAAGCCGGTGCTCGACCCCGTCCTCGCGGGCGAGGATGCACGGCGCCTCGGCGGCTGGCTGCGATCGGAAGAGGACGCGGGCAAGGCGATCTACCCGCCGCGCGGCCAGCGCCTGCGGGCACTCGACCTGACCCCGCTCGACGCGGTCAAGGTCGTGATCCTCGGGCAGGATCCCTATCACGGCCCGGGGCAGGCGCATGGCCTGTGTTTCTCCGTCCCCGAAGGCGTGAAGATGCCGCCCTCGCTCGCGAACATCTACAAGGAGCTGGAAAGCGACCTCGGCATCGCGCGCCCCGATCACGGCAATCTCGAGCACTGGGCGCGCCAGGGCGTCCTGCTGCTCAACAACGCGCTCACGGTCGAAGCGCACAAGGCCGGCAGCCATGCGGGCAAGGGATGGGACGCGATCACCGATGCCTGCGTCGCGGCAGTCGCAGCGCGAGGCGTGCCGACCGCCTTCGTGCTGTGGGGCAGCCATGCACAGGGCAAGGCCGCGCGCATCCCGGCGATCGGCCAGTCGGACCGGCATCTCGTCCTGAAGAGCCCGCATCCCAGCCCGCTTTCGGCGCATCGCGGCTTCTTCGGCAGCCGCCCGTTCAGCCGGGTCAACGCGTTCCTGCAAGAGAATGGCCATACGCCGATAGAATGGTAG
- a CDS encoding ribonuclease D, producing the protein MAVHFHEEDLPEGVLAPGPVAVDTETMGLITPRDRLCVVQISDGNGDEHLVRFKVGSSYDAPNLKAVLADPNRLKLYHFARFDLAAIEYYLGVTAAPVFCTKIASKLTRTYTDRHGLKNLVMELLDGEMSKVQQSSDWGAPEINDAQREYAASDVRFLHRLHDVFVERLKREGRTEIAQACFDFLPTRAKLDIAGWADHDIFSHA; encoded by the coding sequence ATGGCAGTGCATTTCCACGAAGAAGATTTGCCCGAAGGCGTGCTCGCGCCCGGGCCCGTTGCAGTCGACACCGAAACGATGGGGCTGATCACGCCGCGCGACCGCCTGTGCGTCGTGCAGATCAGCGACGGTAATGGCGATGAACACCTCGTCCGCTTCAAGGTCGGCAGCAGCTACGATGCGCCGAACCTCAAGGCGGTGCTGGCGGACCCGAACCGCCTGAAGCTCTACCACTTCGCGCGCTTCGACCTTGCCGCGATCGAATACTATCTCGGCGTCACCGCCGCGCCGGTGTTCTGCACCAAGATCGCGAGCAAGCTGACCCGCACCTATACCGATCGCCACGGACTCAAGAACCTCGTGATGGAACTGCTCGACGGCGAAATGAGCAAGGTCCAGCAGTCGAGCGACTGGGGCGCGCCGGAAATCAACGACGCGCAGCGCGAATACGCCGCTTCCGACGTGCGCTTCCTCCACCGCCTGCACGACGTTTTCGTCGAACGGCTGAAACGCGAGGGACGGACCGAAATCGCCCAGGCCTGTTTCGACTTCCTGCCGACGCGCGCGAAGCTCGATATCGCAGGCTGGGCCGACCACGACATCTTCTCGCACGCGTAA
- the lptC gene encoding LPS export ABC transporter periplasmic protein LptC, with the protein MVIKRRIETDEAKERRSKRQHFAAPGGSHDKLVSFLGKALPMGVGVLAAFMVITPLSPRGEVSFLLDRNKVAVINERLRVDNAMYRGQDNDGRPFSLTAGEAVQRSSSEGIVRMEDLVARILLPEGPARVGAAAGSYDIDEEVVDITGPVRMVAADGYRMQVSGVSVDLAAKRMVGTDGVEGEIPAGSFSANRLEVDMAERTIVLDGNARLSMIPGRLRMP; encoded by the coding sequence ATGGTCATCAAGCGGCGGATCGAAACGGATGAGGCGAAGGAGCGGCGCAGCAAGCGCCAGCACTTCGCCGCGCCCGGCGGTTCGCACGACAAGCTGGTGTCCTTCCTCGGCAAGGCTCTGCCGATGGGCGTGGGCGTGCTGGCCGCCTTCATGGTCATCACCCCGCTCAGCCCGCGTGGCGAGGTGAGCTTCCTGCTCGACCGCAACAAGGTCGCGGTGATCAACGAGCGCCTGCGCGTCGACAATGCGATGTACCGCGGGCAGGACAACGATGGCCGTCCGTTCTCGCTGACCGCGGGCGAAGCCGTCCAGCGATCGAGCAGCGAGGGCATCGTGCGGATGGAAGACCTCGTCGCGCGCATTCTCCTGCCCGAGGGTCCGGCGCGCGTCGGCGCGGCGGCAGGCAGCTACGACATCGACGAGGAAGTGGTCGACATCACCGGCCCGGTCCGGATGGTCGCCGCAGACGGCTATCGCATGCAGGTGAGCGGCGTGTCGGTCGACCTCGCTGCGAAACGCATGGTCGGGACCGACGGAGTCGAAGGGGAAATCCCGGCCGGCTCCTTCTCCGCCAACCGGCTCGAAGTCGACATGGCCGAACGCACCATCGTGCTCGACGGGAATGCGCGGCTTTCCATGATCCCCGGCAGACTGAGGATGCCATGA
- a CDS encoding LptA/OstA family protein: protein MTKTYLTTALRNAAIGFTLTAAAFAGIQAGAQAIAGHNSNAPVNYNAGRIELQDRQNRVVLSGDVVVTQAGLTVRSNRMLVNYSDAGTLQIQRITATGGVTVSRGNERASGDVAVYDFNRRIITMAGNVRLRRGSDTLNGGRLVIDLASGVSSVDGRASGSSSVAGESGTNSSGRVTGTFSVPEN from the coding sequence ATGACCAAGACCTATCTCACCACCGCCCTGCGCAATGCCGCGATCGGCTTCACGCTGACGGCCGCCGCCTTCGCCGGTATCCAGGCGGGCGCGCAGGCGATTGCCGGGCACAATTCCAACGCGCCGGTCAATTACAACGCCGGGCGTATCGAGCTGCAGGATCGCCAGAACCGGGTCGTCCTGTCGGGCGATGTCGTGGTGACGCAGGCCGGGCTGACCGTTCGTTCGAACCGCATGCTTGTCAATTACAGCGATGCGGGCACGCTGCAGATCCAGCGCATCACCGCCACCGGCGGGGTCACCGTCAGCCGAGGCAACGAGCGGGCGAGCGGCGATGTTGCGGTCTACGACTTCAACCGCCGGATCATCACCATGGCAGGCAATGTGCGCCTGCGCCGCGGATCGGATACGCTGAACGGTGGGCGGCTGGTGATCGACCTCGCAAGCGGCGTTTCCAGCGTCGACGGGCGCGCGAGCGGCTCGTCCTCGGTCGCCGGAGAGAGCGGCACGAACAGCTCGGGCCGCGTCACCGGCACCTTCTCCGTTCCCGAGAACTGA
- a CDS encoding nucleotidyltransferase family protein, giving the protein MTARDTPQLRRAALSLLGSAARQREFAGSLSHGEWESVAILAGLHRLWPHLHGRIERGELVVEVPPHIVAHWRKAHREQALVALAQRNELFRLTEWLRERGMESVALKGSWLAWYAYPHAAERPLRDIDLLLPAGMAIAAWDALVADGFTPDEPRETDEAQARLAKHLPPLEGPAGASVELHLRAWELAERMDWAMPPDRTERMIASAQPADPSDPCRYPSREAMLAHLVIHAVYSHRLDAGPLLLPDILFCAAKEIDWPALLEWAREDGWEEALALVLSLVDRWCSSGMVGESGVSHVPPERVLEDAELLLVQDPRARKSAGIAMAVGEAWDDGGLAEVLRRLGERAAKLSPAKIAKRSYETARDFTSGPASEDARRALAIGRWLEGRE; this is encoded by the coding sequence GTGACCGCGCGCGACACTCCGCAACTGCGCCGCGCGGCGCTGTCGCTGCTCGGCTCGGCCGCGCGCCAGCGCGAGTTCGCCGGTTCGCTATCGCATGGCGAGTGGGAATCGGTCGCCATTCTCGCAGGGCTCCATCGCCTGTGGCCGCATCTGCATGGCCGGATCGAGCGCGGCGAGCTTGTGGTCGAGGTGCCGCCCCATATCGTCGCGCACTGGCGCAAGGCGCACCGCGAACAGGCGCTCGTCGCGCTCGCCCAGCGAAACGAGCTGTTCCGCCTGACCGAATGGCTGCGCGAGCGCGGCATGGAGAGCGTGGCGCTGAAGGGCAGCTGGCTTGCCTGGTACGCCTATCCCCACGCGGCCGAGCGGCCCTTGCGCGACATCGACCTGCTGCTGCCCGCAGGCATGGCAATCGCGGCGTGGGATGCGCTCGTAGCCGATGGTTTCACGCCCGACGAGCCGCGCGAGACGGACGAGGCGCAGGCTCGTCTCGCCAAGCACCTCCCGCCACTCGAAGGACCGGCGGGCGCCTCGGTCGAATTGCACCTGCGCGCATGGGAACTTGCCGAGCGGATGGACTGGGCCATGCCGCCGGACCGGACCGAGCGGATGATCGCGAGCGCGCAGCCAGCCGATCCGAGTGACCCGTGCCGCTATCCCTCGCGCGAGGCGATGCTCGCCCATCTGGTGATACACGCGGTCTATTCGCATCGCCTCGATGCCGGGCCGCTCCTCCTGCCCGATATCCTTTTCTGCGCCGCAAAGGAGATCGACTGGCCCGCCCTTCTCGAATGGGCGCGCGAGGATGGGTGGGAAGAGGCGCTGGCACTGGTCCTCTCACTGGTCGACCGCTGGTGCAGCAGTGGCATGGTAGGCGAAAGCGGGGTGAGCCATGTTCCGCCCGAGCGCGTGCTGGAGGACGCCGAGCTGCTGCTGGTGCAGGACCCGCGCGCGCGCAAGTCGGCGGGCATCGCAATGGCGGTCGGCGAAGCGTGGGACGATGGGGGCCTTGCCGAAGTGCTGCGCCGCCTCGGCGAACGCGCGGCGAAGCTGTCGCCCGCGAAAATCGCCAAGCGCAGCTACGAGACGGCGCGCGATTTCACCTCCGGTCCGGCGAGCGAGGATGCGCGCCGCGCGCTCGCCATCGGACGCTGGCTCGAAGGGCGGGAATAA
- the gmd gene encoding GDP-mannose 4,6-dehydratase: MALEGTGKRALVTGITGQDGAYLAQLLLDKGYEVHGIKRRSSSFNTGRIEEIYQDPHEPDQRLVLHYGDLTDATNLIRIVQETQPHEIYNLAAQSHVQVSFETPEYTANSDGVGTLRLLEAIRILGLEKHTRFYQASTSELYGSVQEVPQRESTPFYPRSPYAAAKLYAYWITVNYREAYGMHASNGILFNHESPLRGETFVTRKITRAAAAISLGRQDRLYLGNLDASRDWGHAKEYVRGMWLMLQQDEPDDYVLATGVTTTVRDFTRWAFEDAGIPIEFRGEGVEEKGYCKASGKLLVEVDPRYFRPTEVDLLIGDPGKAHQKLGWRHETGVRELAREMVEADLQVMRSAPIAKGS, encoded by the coding sequence ATGGCACTCGAAGGCACAGGCAAGCGCGCACTCGTCACCGGGATCACCGGGCAGGACGGGGCGTATCTCGCGCAATTGCTGCTCGACAAGGGATACGAGGTGCACGGCATCAAGCGCCGGTCGTCATCCTTCAACACGGGCCGGATCGAGGAAATCTACCAGGACCCGCACGAGCCCGACCAGCGGCTGGTGCTGCATTACGGCGACCTGACCGATGCGACGAACCTCATCCGCATCGTGCAGGAAACGCAGCCGCACGAAATCTACAACCTCGCCGCGCAAAGCCATGTGCAGGTGAGTTTCGAGACCCCCGAATATACCGCCAATTCCGACGGCGTGGGAACGCTCCGCCTGCTCGAGGCGATCCGCATCCTCGGTCTGGAAAAGCACACGCGGTTCTACCAGGCCTCGACCTCCGAACTCTATGGCTCGGTGCAGGAAGTGCCGCAGCGCGAGAGCACGCCGTTCTATCCGCGCAGCCCCTATGCCGCCGCGAAGCTCTACGCCTACTGGATCACGGTCAATTACCGCGAGGCCTATGGGATGCACGCCTCGAACGGCATCCTGTTCAACCACGAAAGCCCCTTGCGCGGCGAGACTTTCGTCACGCGCAAGATCACGCGCGCGGCCGCGGCCATTTCGCTCGGGCGGCAGGACCGGCTCTATCTCGGCAATCTAGATGCCAGCCGCGACTGGGGCCATGCCAAGGAATATGTCCGCGGCATGTGGCTGATGCTGCAGCAGGATGAACCCGACGACTACGTGCTCGCGACCGGCGTGACGACGACGGTGCGCGACTTCACCCGCTGGGCGTTCGAGGATGCGGGCATCCCGATCGAGTTCCGCGGCGAGGGCGTCGAGGAGAAGGGCTACTGCAAGGCGAGCGGCAAGCTGCTGGTCGAAGTGGACCCGCGCTATTTCCGCCCGACCGAAGTCGACCTGCTGATCGGTGATCCCGGCAAGGCGCACCAGAAGCTCGGCTGGCGGCACGAAACCGGCGTGCGCGAACTGGCGCGCGAAATGGTCGAAGCGGACCTCCAGGTGATGCGCAGCGCGCCCATCGCCAAGGGTTCATGA
- a CDS encoding lipopolysaccharide biosynthesis protein, with protein sequence MTSIGQRMISSGAASATSLVTRVAEQLLLIPVLLAAWSVELFGEYLLIAAIPTYIALSDLGVVQSGSNELARRAGEGDEEGAHRFFRDLVVTFLRWSLLLLVVLAAVVMAVPLADWLGLRQISSAEAKWTFGLLAAAAIISQNSLALLGGMRARRIMPAGLWTRAIGTILRLAATFIAVKFFDTGPVAIGAIMLASRIGEYAAQSVILRRADFAATLNLFARRSQKLGRYVASGLEYLMFDLAKALLLQGAVIIIGLTLGAVAVAVFSTHRTLARAVSQIVQTALVPLQAEAGLMGGASQRTGLARLVIATTRLAVWTCLAVALALFVAGPAIFELWTGGKIAFAPELYGLLVGAVLFEAVWMLTAQARMGTNRHRPIAWSFLAVAACAVAGMSASVTLVTAAAVLLVAEIVMCLVAIPLTVSLLDMRVGAYLRAILRFPSEELRFLKNRLLPSGH encoded by the coding sequence ATGACGAGCATCGGCCAGCGCATGATTTCCTCCGGCGCGGCCAGCGCGACCTCGCTCGTGACGAGGGTGGCCGAGCAATTGCTGCTCATTCCGGTCCTGCTCGCCGCCTGGTCGGTCGAGCTGTTCGGCGAATACCTGCTGATTGCCGCGATCCCGACCTATATTGCGCTGTCCGACCTCGGCGTCGTGCAGTCCGGCTCGAACGAGCTGGCGCGCCGCGCGGGCGAGGGCGACGAGGAGGGCGCGCATCGCTTTTTCCGCGACCTCGTCGTCACCTTCCTGCGCTGGTCGCTCCTCCTGCTGGTCGTGCTTGCCGCAGTCGTGATGGCTGTCCCGCTGGCGGACTGGCTGGGCCTCAGGCAGATTTCCTCCGCCGAGGCGAAATGGACTTTCGGCCTGCTCGCTGCCGCCGCGATCATCTCGCAGAATTCGCTCGCGCTGCTCGGCGGGATGCGGGCGCGCAGGATCATGCCGGCCGGGCTGTGGACCCGCGCGATAGGGACCATCCTGCGCCTCGCCGCGACCTTCATCGCGGTGAAGTTCTTCGACACCGGCCCGGTCGCGATCGGCGCAATCATGCTCGCATCGCGCATCGGCGAATATGCCGCGCAGTCGGTCATCCTCAGGCGCGCGGATTTCGCCGCAACCCTCAACCTTTTCGCACGGCGGAGCCAGAAGCTCGGCAGATATGTAGCAAGCGGGCTGGAATACCTCATGTTCGACCTCGCCAAGGCGCTGCTGCTGCAGGGCGCGGTCATCATTATCGGGCTGACGCTCGGCGCGGTGGCGGTCGCGGTGTTCTCGACCCACCGAACGCTCGCCCGGGCAGTGTCGCAGATCGTCCAGACCGCGCTTGTCCCGCTGCAGGCGGAAGCCGGGCTGATGGGCGGAGCGAGCCAGCGTACGGGCCTTGCCCGGCTGGTCATCGCCACCACGCGCCTGGCTGTGTGGACATGCCTCGCGGTCGCCCTCGCGCTGTTCGTCGCCGGCCCGGCGATATTCGAGCTGTGGACCGGCGGGAAGATCGCCTTTGCGCCGGAGCTTTACGGGCTTCTCGTCGGAGCCGTGCTCTTCGAAGCGGTCTGGATGCTGACTGCGCAGGCGCGCATGGGGACCAACCGGCACCGCCCGATCGCGTGGAGCTTCCTCGCGGTCGCCGCTTGTGCAGTGGCCGGGATGTCCGCCTCGGTCACGCTCGTCACGGCAGCGGCGGTCCTGCTCGTCGCGGAGATCGTCATGTGCCTCGTCGCGATCCCGTTGACCGTATCGCTGCTCGACATGCGGGTCGGCGCCTACCTGCGCGCGATTTTGCGCTTCCCGAGCGAGGAACTGCGCTTCCTCAAAAACCGCCTGCTTCCTTCGGGGCATTAA